A window from Opitutia bacterium ISCC 52 encodes these proteins:
- the ffh gene encoding signal recognition particle protein translates to MFDNLTDRIGKTIRDLRGVGKLSEDNMTEALKEVRTALLSADVHFKVARQFVDQVREACMGQDVLASVTPGQQVVKIINDELVKLLGEGTAELSENRPLKIMMIGLHGAGKTTSSAKLARHLKKRGMKTLVVGCDVYRPAAIDQLETLAKQEELLFFADRNPKDVPSIGMKAVRYGSEKQANAIIFDTAGRLQIDGDLVEELKKLHKTIQPDEVLLVGDSALGQEAVNVASHFHEEVGLTGIILTKLDGDARGGAALSMKSITHVPIKFAGTGEKMDDFEVFHPDRMAGRILGMGDVVTLVEQAQEKIDQDEAERMAEKMRRAEFDLNDFLSQIRQVKKMGPLDKVMGMMPGMSGIEVGDKETRQMGQTEAIILSMTPYERTKPGILNGSRRMRIANGSGTKVADVNALLKQFTQMKKMMKMMKSGKMKRIQKIMGKKGGMGGFPGGGFPGKF, encoded by the coding sequence ATGTTCGATAACCTGACCGATAGAATTGGAAAGACCATCCGCGATCTCCGCGGGGTTGGAAAACTTTCCGAGGACAACATGACTGAGGCCTTGAAAGAGGTCCGCACTGCCCTGCTCTCTGCAGACGTCCACTTCAAGGTCGCTCGTCAGTTTGTAGACCAAGTAAGAGAAGCCTGCATGGGACAAGACGTCCTGGCATCAGTAACTCCAGGGCAGCAAGTTGTAAAAATCATCAACGACGAGCTCGTTAAGCTCCTGGGTGAAGGTACGGCTGAACTTTCCGAAAACCGCCCACTCAAGATCATGATGATCGGACTGCACGGCGCCGGAAAAACGACTTCATCAGCCAAGCTCGCCCGCCACCTCAAAAAACGAGGCATGAAAACGCTCGTGGTTGGTTGCGACGTTTACCGACCTGCTGCTATCGACCAATTGGAAACCCTAGCTAAACAGGAGGAACTGCTGTTCTTTGCTGACCGAAATCCTAAGGACGTACCCTCCATCGGCATGAAGGCCGTTCGTTACGGAAGCGAAAAACAAGCAAATGCTATCATTTTCGACACCGCCGGACGTTTACAAATCGATGGGGATCTCGTTGAGGAGCTAAAGAAGCTCCACAAAACCATCCAACCCGACGAAGTCTTACTCGTAGGCGATTCGGCACTTGGACAGGAGGCTGTGAATGTAGCAAGCCACTTCCATGAAGAAGTCGGTTTAACCGGTATCATTCTAACGAAATTAGATGGTGATGCCCGAGGTGGAGCCGCACTTTCCATGAAATCCATCACCCATGTGCCGATCAAGTTTGCAGGCACCGGGGAAAAGATGGACGACTTTGAGGTCTTCCACCCAGACCGTATGGCCGGTCGCATTCTTGGCATGGGTGATGTGGTGACCCTGGTTGAGCAAGCCCAGGAAAAAATTGATCAGGACGAAGCTGAGCGCATGGCCGAAAAAATGCGGCGTGCCGAATTCGATCTAAATGACTTTCTGTCACAGATTCGGCAGGTGAAGAAGATGGGGCCCTTAGACAAAGTCATGGGCATGATGCCTGGGATGAGCGGCATCGAAGTAGGCGATAAAGAAACCCGCCAAATGGGGCAAACGGAAGCTATCATTCTTTCCATGACTCCCTACGAGCGAACCAAGCCAGGGATTCTAAATGGCAGCCGCCGCATGCGAATTGCCAATGGTTCGGGAACGAAAGTCGCCGACGTCAATGCACTCCTCAAGCAATTCACCCAGATGAAGAAAATGATGAAGATGATGAAGAGTGGTAAGATGAAGCGCATTCAGAAGATAATGGGGAAAAAAGGCGGGATGGGAGGCTTCCCAGGCGGAGGATTCCCTGGGAAATTCTAA
- a CDS encoding HAD family hydrolase, with protein MNLIQLDIDGTLVDSMPLENELYPKAVCETLGIKEIKSDWSAYTNTTDSGILREVMREELSQLCHPEHVEKCKESFLKLLGSQIENNPRALSPIPGAIEFVEYLASHKQHKFAVNTGAWRESAELKLTTAGFDFSDWILYTCSEHEYKKEAMKFSHMAARQEYGGDFENILYIGDSRSDLRFANELDYEFLGRGEEYMSPNIWGVEGIKDFIDIRLVEGRINRAFQAT; from the coding sequence ATGAACCTCATCCAACTCGACATAGACGGCACACTGGTGGACTCCATGCCTCTGGAGAACGAACTCTATCCCAAGGCCGTCTGTGAAACTCTAGGAATTAAAGAGATCAAAAGTGATTGGTCAGCTTACACCAATACTACTGACAGCGGCATCCTCAGGGAAGTCATGCGCGAAGAGCTCAGTCAACTATGCCACCCGGAGCATGTTGAGAAATGCAAAGAGAGTTTCCTCAAACTCTTAGGATCCCAAATTGAAAATAATCCACGAGCCCTATCCCCCATTCCCGGTGCCATAGAATTTGTCGAATACCTGGCTTCGCATAAACAGCATAAGTTTGCAGTGAACACAGGTGCCTGGCGTGAGTCTGCAGAGCTAAAGCTTACTACAGCAGGATTCGATTTTAGCGATTGGATTCTCTACACCTGCAGCGAACACGAATATAAGAAGGAAGCAATGAAGTTCTCCCATATGGCCGCGAGACAGGAATATGGAGGCGACTTCGAAAACATTCTTTATATTGGCGATTCCAGGTCGGACCTTCGATTTGCCAACGAACTAGATTATGAGTTTCTGGGACGTGGCGAGGAGTACATGAGCCCCAACATCTGGGGAGTTGAGGGTATCAAAGACTTCATCGACATTCGGCTGGTTGAAGGACGAATCAACCGAGCCTTTCAAGCCACCTAG
- the purL gene encoding phosphoribosylformylglycinamidine synthase subunit PurL, translating into MSQTDEHLDFNEKTNEEIQQLLKDYNLALTPDEALKIQNEILERPPTLAECVLWSIQGSEHCSYKSSRVHLGKFVTDGPNVILGPKEDAGIVGVATDHAGKRYGIALSHESHNHPSQIVPYEGAATGVGGNVRDVCCMGAKVIAIGDGLRFGDIKQPKSKWIHEGVVAGIAGYGNPLGIPNVCGDLYYHPGYNENCLVTVLTLGAIAEEDIIHSFAPENANGYDLILIGKPTDISGFGGASFASLELEEEEKEKNKGAVQDPNAFLERHILKSTYELVKILKEKNLIDRVGFKDLGAGGIACASVEIADAAGYGADVFLDDVHLGMENLAPAVILCSETQERFMWATPSEVTPLILDHYNKTFDFPNISEGAAACVVGKIRDDGQFKVTYKGQILVDAKAKEVTEGLVYDRPYKYTKPELTEPEVAEPSDYSQTLLDLLAHENIASRAPVFETYDKQVQGNTVLEAGQADAGVIKPFQGIEYPEEIQNTGIAVSLDQNPRYGLIDARFGAINAVVESFRNVAAVGGSPQAVTDCLCFGNPEKESQMGAFVEGIHGVADACKAIHLKEHPGNAVPIVAGNVSLYNESKAGSIPPSPVIGCLGRLEDASKAVDAAFKESGSSIILIGARKDELGGSIYYDLHNELGANVPEPDLVEVQAQIYAMIDLIDAEWVRASHDISEGGTAVALAEMSFSNEIGFEVSIDSDLPQSRVLFAETGGFLIEVAPEHESSVLQLLNERDLNHQRIGTTTPNQRLKINDSIDLTLTQAKDRWQNGLREKLL; encoded by the coding sequence ATGTCCCAAACTGACGAGCACCTGGACTTTAACGAGAAGACAAACGAAGAGATTCAGCAATTGCTGAAGGATTACAATCTCGCACTGACTCCAGACGAAGCACTGAAGATTCAGAATGAGATTCTTGAACGTCCCCCGACTCTCGCTGAATGCGTTCTTTGGTCGATCCAAGGATCTGAACACTGCTCCTATAAAAGTAGCCGTGTACATCTTGGGAAATTTGTTACCGATGGACCCAATGTCATTCTCGGCCCCAAAGAAGATGCGGGCATTGTTGGAGTGGCGACGGACCATGCAGGCAAGCGGTACGGCATAGCCCTCTCCCATGAGTCCCACAACCATCCTAGCCAGATCGTTCCCTACGAAGGAGCGGCCACTGGAGTGGGAGGCAATGTAAGGGACGTCTGTTGCATGGGTGCCAAAGTGATCGCGATCGGTGATGGCCTTCGGTTTGGCGACATCAAGCAGCCCAAGTCAAAGTGGATTCATGAAGGAGTAGTAGCAGGTATTGCCGGCTATGGTAACCCACTCGGAATACCCAACGTCTGTGGTGACCTCTACTACCACCCAGGATACAATGAAAACTGTTTGGTCACCGTCCTTACACTGGGGGCTATAGCCGAAGAAGACATCATCCACTCTTTTGCTCCTGAGAATGCTAATGGCTACGATTTGATTCTCATTGGAAAGCCAACAGACATCAGTGGATTTGGCGGAGCCTCATTTGCATCGCTTGAACTAGAGGAAGAAGAAAAAGAAAAGAACAAAGGCGCGGTTCAGGATCCAAATGCCTTTCTTGAACGTCATATTTTGAAGTCCACCTACGAGTTGGTAAAGATCCTCAAAGAAAAGAATCTCATCGACCGCGTTGGATTTAAAGACCTGGGAGCGGGAGGAATTGCCTGTGCCAGTGTGGAAATCGCAGATGCGGCCGGCTATGGCGCGGATGTGTTTCTAGACGATGTCCATCTAGGGATGGAAAACCTGGCTCCGGCCGTGATCCTATGTTCCGAAACCCAGGAACGGTTCATGTGGGCCACACCGTCTGAAGTCACACCCCTCATTCTCGATCATTATAACAAAACCTTCGACTTTCCCAACATCTCCGAAGGAGCTGCCGCCTGCGTGGTAGGTAAAATTCGCGACGACGGCCAATTCAAGGTCACCTATAAGGGACAGATCCTTGTCGACGCTAAAGCGAAGGAAGTTACGGAAGGTCTCGTCTACGATCGACCTTACAAATATACCAAGCCAGAGCTGACTGAACCTGAGGTGGCAGAACCCTCGGATTACTCTCAAACACTCTTGGACCTACTGGCCCACGAGAATATTGCTTCAAGAGCTCCGGTCTTCGAAACCTACGACAAGCAAGTTCAGGGTAATACCGTTCTTGAAGCTGGGCAGGCCGACGCAGGCGTCATCAAACCCTTTCAAGGTATAGAATACCCGGAAGAAATCCAAAATACCGGTATCGCTGTCTCACTCGACCAAAACCCACGCTACGGCCTGATCGATGCAAGATTTGGAGCCATCAACGCGGTGGTAGAATCTTTCCGCAATGTGGCCGCCGTTGGCGGTTCACCACAAGCGGTTACCGACTGCCTCTGTTTTGGAAATCCTGAAAAGGAAAGCCAAATGGGAGCCTTCGTGGAAGGCATTCATGGCGTGGCTGATGCCTGCAAAGCGATTCACTTAAAAGAACATCCAGGTAACGCGGTCCCCATTGTGGCCGGCAATGTATCTTTATACAATGAATCGAAAGCTGGCAGTATTCCTCCTAGCCCGGTCATCGGTTGTCTGGGTCGCTTGGAGGATGCGTCGAAAGCAGTGGATGCAGCTTTCAAGGAATCCGGGTCTTCAATCATCCTCATCGGAGCACGCAAAGACGAACTCGGTGGATCTATTTACTACGATTTACACAACGAGCTCGGAGCCAACGTTCCTGAACCGGATCTAGTTGAAGTGCAGGCGCAGATCTACGCTATGATCGACCTCATTGATGCTGAATGGGTTCGTGCCTCCCACGATATATCCGAAGGAGGAACAGCAGTCGCCCTTGCCGAAATGAGTTTTTCTAACGAAATAGGTTTCGAAGTTTCCATCGACTCCGACCTCCCCCAGTCCCGTGTCCTTTTTGCAGAAACAGGTGGTTTCTTGATAGAAGTGGCACCTGAACATGAATCCTCAGTTCTTCAACTTCTCAACGAACGTGACCTCAATCACCAACGCATTGGCACAACGACCCCAAACCAACGACTAAAAATCAACGACTCCATAGACCTGACTTTGACCCAAGCGAAAGATCGCTGGCAAAACGGTCTTCGTGAAAAATTACTATGA
- the purM gene encoding phosphoribosylformylglycinamidine cyclo-ligase, with the protein MSKIDYKSAGVDIDAGNEAVDRIKDHVKSTFSPHVLTGLGSFGSMFDLTEIVQGYEKPVMIQSIDGVGTKVSVGKMAGKFYGLGIDVVSATSNDIIVHGATPLTFLDYIANSKLVPSIVEEIVRGMTDTCKENGISLVGGETAEMPGTYQRNEHDIVGCVTGIVERDKLINGSTIQPGDVIIGLASSGLQTNGYSLARKAFFEVGGYTTESNIPELGTTVGEALLAPHVNYKRPVFELIESEVEVHGMAHLTGGGFFENVPRILPNNCRAEIDIRKWPNLPVFEVIQQIGNVEVHEMFRTFNMGIGYIIVVRESDKDAAMKILSNYEDIPAYEIGQVIEGPCDVHLHK; encoded by the coding sequence ATGAGCAAAATCGACTACAAATCAGCTGGCGTTGACATCGATGCTGGAAACGAAGCGGTAGACCGCATCAAAGATCACGTCAAAAGTACGTTCTCTCCACACGTGCTCACCGGACTCGGTAGTTTCGGTTCAATGTTCGATCTGACCGAGATTGTCCAAGGCTATGAAAAGCCCGTCATGATCCAGAGCATCGACGGAGTCGGAACAAAAGTTTCAGTCGGTAAAATGGCCGGCAAGTTCTATGGATTAGGTATCGATGTGGTTAGCGCTACTAGCAACGACATCATAGTGCACGGAGCGACTCCCCTCACCTTTCTTGACTACATCGCAAACTCAAAACTGGTTCCTTCCATCGTTGAGGAAATCGTCCGAGGGATGACCGACACATGTAAGGAGAATGGGATATCCCTCGTAGGTGGTGAAACAGCTGAGATGCCAGGCACGTACCAAAGAAATGAACACGATATCGTAGGTTGTGTGACTGGAATCGTTGAGCGAGACAAACTCATCAATGGATCCACCATTCAGCCCGGAGACGTGATCATCGGCTTGGCCTCTTCAGGATTGCAGACCAATGGTTACTCACTGGCACGCAAAGCCTTTTTCGAAGTAGGAGGATACACAACCGAAAGCAATATTCCTGAATTGGGAACAACCGTAGGAGAAGCCCTGCTTGCTCCTCATGTAAACTACAAGCGCCCCGTATTCGAACTCATCGAATCGGAAGTAGAAGTTCACGGCATGGCCCACCTCACAGGGGGAGGATTTTTTGAAAACGTACCTCGTATTCTTCCCAATAACTGCCGTGCAGAGATTGATATTCGCAAGTGGCCCAACCTCCCGGTCTTCGAAGTCATCCAGCAAATTGGCAATGTGGAAGTCCACGAGATGTTTCGCACATTCAATATGGGCATTGGTTACATCATCGTAGTTCGAGAAAGCGATAAAGATGCGGCCATGAAAATCCTCAGTAACTATGAGGACATTCCTGCCTATGAAATCGGACAAGTCATTGAAGGCCCCTGCGACGTGCATTTACACAAATGA
- the purQ gene encoding phosphoribosylformylglycinamidine synthase I encodes MKIAIIQFPGSNCETESIAAVRRAGMEPVEFLWNQSYELLKVFDGYVIVGGFSYEDRSRAGVIASLDPVMKIIREQSESGKPVLGICNGAQILVETGMVPGLKNYRIGLALAPNRREKDGHILGTGFYNVFAHLKASIDSNRTAFTRHLKEGETIHIPLAHAEGRYIIPDELLQEMIANGQTPFRYSDAAGEIVNSFPTNPNGSVHNLAAISNPVGNVMAIMPHPERVAAGDPIFSSMREYIEENQQIDQSACTFKAPKIEVGQYQAKESAFELPINLVITDNTAHSVHKALEVAGIKVGITRKTHWEVQLNEAAESIRDQIIETGELFNSNKEYITEIPESDSKIRILVHDKEDLVGKQKLETLEDRFHIEGIKEIKRSTLWEIELENSDDQETLQQILDTHILFNPFYQDAVYYSA; translated from the coding sequence ATCAAAATCGCCATTATTCAGTTTCCCGGTAGCAACTGCGAAACAGAGTCAATCGCTGCCGTCAGACGTGCGGGAATGGAACCCGTAGAGTTTCTCTGGAATCAATCCTACGAGCTTCTTAAAGTATTCGATGGTTATGTAATCGTAGGAGGATTTTCCTACGAAGACCGCTCTCGAGCAGGAGTCATTGCTTCTTTGGATCCGGTCATGAAGATTATCCGCGAACAATCCGAATCTGGAAAACCTGTGCTCGGCATATGCAATGGCGCACAGATTCTCGTAGAAACCGGAATGGTGCCTGGATTAAAAAACTACCGTATCGGTCTCGCACTGGCCCCCAACCGACGTGAAAAGGACGGACACATTTTGGGCACTGGTTTCTACAATGTATTTGCCCATTTGAAAGCCAGTATAGATTCCAACCGCACTGCTTTCACCCGCCATCTGAAAGAAGGAGAAACCATTCATATCCCTCTCGCTCACGCAGAAGGTCGGTACATCATTCCGGACGAACTCCTCCAGGAGATGATTGCCAACGGTCAAACGCCGTTTCGCTACAGCGATGCTGCAGGAGAAATCGTAAACAGCTTCCCTACCAATCCAAATGGTTCCGTTCACAATTTGGCCGCTATTTCCAATCCAGTCGGGAACGTCATGGCCATCATGCCCCACCCGGAACGTGTGGCAGCAGGCGATCCCATATTTTCTTCTATGCGGGAGTATATTGAAGAAAATCAACAAATTGATCAAAGCGCATGCACCTTCAAGGCACCTAAGATCGAAGTGGGCCAGTATCAGGCTAAAGAAAGTGCGTTTGAGCTACCGATCAATCTCGTCATTACCGACAACACTGCTCACTCCGTGCATAAGGCACTTGAAGTTGCGGGCATAAAAGTTGGGATTACCAGAAAGACTCATTGGGAAGTTCAACTGAACGAAGCTGCGGAAAGCATTCGAGACCAAATCATCGAAACCGGTGAGCTCTTCAACTCTAACAAAGAATACATCACTGAAATTCCTGAAAGTGACTCGAAAATCCGCATCCTTGTCCACGATAAGGAAGACTTAGTCGGAAAGCAGAAACTCGAGACCTTGGAAGATCGCTTTCACATAGAAGGAATTAAGGAGATCAAACGTTCGACCCTCTGGGAAATCGAATTGGAAAACTCAGACGATCAAGAAACGCTTCAACAAATTTTGGACACCCACATTTTGTTTAATCCGTTCTACCAAGACGCAGTTTACTACTCTGCCTAA
- a CDS encoding phosphoribosylaminoimidazolesuccinocarboxamide synthase: MERLEIIRSQISNCLTETNLPGEKIQGKVRDIYPGEKEVTFVSTDRLSAFDRVLAAIPFKGQVLNLTSKWWFEKTSHIILNHFVAAPDPAVTIGKKCEVFMVEFVVRGYITGSTSTSIWSHYKNGSRNYCGNDLPDGMVKSQKLETNILTPTTKSEHDEPVSLEEIIARGIMNEEDLEVCSKAALELFAYGQEVAKEHGLILVDTKYEFGKDADGVIRLIDEIHTPDSSRYWLADSYEARFQAGENPENIDKEFIRLWFSDHCDPYHDEVLPQAPNDLIVELSSRYMQLYEMITGQSFRMGDLETPAMERIAKNLQTNVSQ; the protein is encoded by the coding sequence ATGGAACGCCTAGAAATTATCCGCTCCCAAATCAGTAACTGCCTCACCGAAACGAACCTTCCGGGTGAAAAGATCCAGGGGAAGGTTCGAGATATTTATCCTGGAGAGAAAGAGGTCACCTTTGTCAGCACTGATCGCTTGAGTGCCTTCGATCGCGTATTGGCAGCGATCCCTTTTAAAGGCCAAGTTCTCAATCTTACAAGCAAGTGGTGGTTTGAGAAGACAAGCCACATCATCCTCAATCACTTTGTGGCTGCCCCCGATCCAGCCGTTACCATTGGGAAGAAATGTGAAGTGTTCATGGTAGAGTTTGTTGTTCGTGGATACATAACTGGATCCACCAGCACTTCCATTTGGTCTCATTACAAAAATGGCAGTCGAAACTATTGTGGCAACGACCTGCCAGATGGAATGGTGAAGAGTCAGAAACTCGAAACGAATATCCTCACTCCAACCACCAAATCCGAACACGACGAACCAGTAAGCCTGGAGGAGATCATAGCTCGGGGAATCATGAACGAAGAGGATCTCGAAGTTTGCTCGAAGGCGGCGTTGGAATTGTTCGCCTATGGCCAAGAAGTGGCGAAAGAGCATGGCCTCATCTTAGTCGATACCAAATACGAATTCGGCAAGGATGCGGATGGTGTGATTCGCCTCATTGACGAAATCCACACGCCCGATTCCAGCAGATACTGGCTCGCTGATTCTTATGAAGCGCGTTTCCAAGCCGGTGAGAATCCTGAGAACATCGATAAAGAATTTATTCGTCTCTGGTTCAGTGATCATTGCGATCCCTATCATGACGAAGTTCTTCCTCAAGCCCCCAACGATCTGATCGTTGAGCTCTCCAGCCGCTACATGCAACTCTACGAAATGATCACGGGACAATCCTTTCGAATGGGTGACCTTGAAACCCCTGCTATGGAACGTATCGCAAAAAACCTGCAAACGAACGTAAGTCAATGA
- a CDS encoding amidophosphoribosyltransferase, protein MSDPIKHECGIALVRLKKPLSHYQRKYDSALWGFFQLFLLMEKQHNRGQDGSGVGALKLDVDPGKPYMFRERSVEANSMNRIFGRLLEDFNKKVDAGIIHPEFPASVKGNFDFGAEIFLGHLRYGTSGGYTETSCHPYFRRNNWPTRNLMVAGNFNMTNTGELNERLIDRGQHPIFDTDTQTILEEIGYHLDEEHRRLYHENRDVKGLSGMDNSKAISEKLDVAEILKESSKEWDGGYAIAGMIGNGDCFATRDPWGIRPFHYFEDDEVIAIASERAPLMTVFSKSVEDIHEINPGEAIIVKRNGKLEKCQIRDQQERVSCTFERIYFSRGNDHDIYQERKALGKALVKPILKTINKDLENSVFSFIPNTAEVAYYGLMDGLHEKRRKAVKQEILEQAQNGGIDEGFLDKVIMSNWPRSEKVALKDIKLRTFISQEKARTDLASHVYDISYGSVAETDNLICLDDSIVRGTTLKQSIVKILARLRPKQIIIVSTAPQIRYPDCYGIDMSQLHKFIAFEAAIELLIDQGRDGLIRDVYMDCLEQSKKPVELLTNKVKRIYDCFTDEEISAKISQKVQPDLDFWNGNLTIIYQSIKNLRKALPEHKGDWYFTGEYPTPGGYRALNQAFINYFENRGGRSY, encoded by the coding sequence ATGAGCGACCCGATCAAACACGAATGCGGCATCGCACTCGTTCGGCTTAAGAAGCCTCTTTCTCACTACCAAAGGAAATACGACTCCGCACTCTGGGGTTTCTTCCAACTTTTTCTTCTTATGGAGAAGCAGCACAATCGCGGACAGGATGGCTCCGGCGTGGGTGCTCTAAAGCTCGATGTCGATCCTGGTAAACCTTACATGTTCCGTGAGCGGAGCGTAGAGGCCAATTCCATGAACCGGATATTTGGGCGACTACTGGAGGACTTTAACAAAAAGGTCGATGCGGGTATTATTCATCCCGAATTCCCGGCCAGCGTAAAAGGAAACTTTGATTTTGGAGCAGAGATTTTCCTTGGTCATCTAAGGTATGGGACTTCAGGAGGTTATACTGAGACCAGCTGCCATCCATACTTTCGTCGTAACAATTGGCCGACACGTAACCTGATGGTTGCCGGCAATTTCAACATGACGAATACAGGCGAACTAAACGAACGCCTGATCGACCGCGGGCAACACCCCATCTTCGACACGGATACTCAAACCATACTCGAAGAAATCGGTTACCACTTGGATGAAGAGCACCGGCGACTCTACCATGAGAACAGAGATGTTAAAGGACTCTCCGGCATGGATAATTCCAAAGCCATTTCGGAGAAACTGGACGTAGCGGAGATCCTTAAGGAATCGAGTAAAGAATGGGACGGCGGTTACGCCATCGCAGGCATGATCGGCAATGGTGATTGTTTTGCTACCCGGGATCCTTGGGGCATTCGGCCTTTTCACTACTTCGAAGATGACGAAGTCATAGCCATCGCTTCAGAGCGCGCCCCGCTAATGACGGTCTTTTCCAAGTCAGTTGAAGACATCCATGAAATCAACCCGGGCGAAGCCATCATCGTAAAGCGCAACGGCAAGCTTGAGAAATGCCAGATTCGTGATCAGCAAGAACGAGTGTCCTGCACCTTCGAGCGCATCTATTTCTCTCGTGGTAACGACCATGATATTTACCAGGAACGCAAAGCCCTGGGAAAAGCTTTGGTAAAACCGATTCTCAAAACCATTAATAAAGACCTCGAGAATTCGGTATTCAGCTTCATTCCGAATACGGCTGAAGTGGCCTACTACGGTCTCATGGACGGGCTTCATGAAAAACGGCGAAAAGCGGTTAAACAGGAGATTCTTGAACAGGCACAAAATGGAGGTATTGACGAGGGGTTCCTGGACAAGGTCATCATGAGCAACTGGCCACGATCAGAAAAGGTGGCACTGAAGGACATCAAACTCCGCACCTTTATCAGCCAGGAAAAGGCACGAACGGACTTAGCGTCTCACGTTTATGATATTTCCTATGGCTCGGTAGCAGAAACTGACAATTTGATTTGTCTTGATGACTCGATCGTTCGAGGCACCACTCTAAAACAATCGATCGTCAAGATCTTGGCCCGACTTCGGCCCAAACAAATTATCATCGTTTCGACAGCGCCACAGATCCGATATCCCGATTGCTATGGTATCGACATGTCTCAGTTGCATAAGTTTATCGCCTTTGAAGCGGCGATTGAGCTCCTGATCGACCAAGGACGGGATGGGCTTATTCGCGATGTTTATATGGACTGCCTTGAACAGTCGAAAAAGCCGGTAGAACTACTGACGAATAAAGTGAAGCGTATTTATGACTGTTTCACTGATGAGGAGATTTCTGCAAAGATCAGCCAAAAAGTTCAACCAGATCTGGATTTCTGGAATGGCAATCTCACCATCATTTACCAGAGCATT